One Babesia bovis T2Bo chromosome 4 map unlocalized Chr4_1, whole genome shotgun sequence genomic window carries:
- a CDS encoding Phosphatidylinositol 3- and 4-kinase family protein, with protein sequence MAEHVVNHVENEGDKEDSHKGKTEMISSPDEDSISEHNSEDGSSNEVLNGDVDSRDTGSVTEENVEVLSPQSNDDVSIPADMSLTHESVDPVVGNTSYAYEVSTPDDVCSPYRASDAEEHFYSVGQDPEALDEELLANEMTTSDTTRIKHTLSGPIDEHLMDQLHRDVYPDLSAKDTPKSKTYTIVHENILNLDHVQPSDSSNDVPLDTTPVEPTSSDVVIASDESVTSNDDTDNDDLQASCSSDPKENSSPEDSSIDSQPNDDTADGPLPDEGSATDNAINSGPPQPDESSSFWKDSDVEPVSRSADDSNTSPSKSVSIHSDDQDTIRDAEVKPKVFNISRKSSKKRLDKVVAGTSENPIDITDLTVDSGSLLQLYQNDYFDAYMHMHHLYHRKEPGVHEYLVNLLYSKRTDSEVMFYLPQLCQLSISKYGKSSLHRFLLDRASTSMHFALKLSWFYQAIISDQASKIGHLAQKMTQETEMAVVNCKLISPLSQSAAPTVDKELNLCSKGLLIRRAAITAIRAGHEGIFNTATHIDALLRPTMPKQMIYNATTLLCPFSKVKVPTPYSKIGDPLDLETPPYVECPDEIQYELERLMMKQRRLDYFNMLSNFVKLCMEVSKLLTTIAKRDARLPLLTLFAKSMNEWMLVQRCVVAAYEESFAYRGLSLPMNKMGRDKQTNIPFQFLRIVEDEIKIFLSKKRAPFVLYFEIANLDEDVRVISRGEQGKSIESITFRDMYVYEAIVKDLVASGLLDVADVSYVMNPLECIRYTMGMLPPEVLQSHNERREQFKGRPLDSWRGEDDSVSSLLSAIHGVAIGSSIKSMIQHRQENYNSNSPHSASETKFPILERMSPEEAKAYIFPELFEEKKKKLRKYSPYGNLESWNVRAVIIKGGDDLRQEYMVNQLLLLFKEIFANAHLPLWIRPVEILVTGPNCGIIEFLHDTCSVDVVKRKFNVDSIARAFERMYAKTIYEARKNFIESHAAYSIISYLLQVRDRHNGNILLDSDGHVIHIDYGFCLSNTPGNISFETSPFKLTKEYVDVMGGETSDNFGYFKALVIRGLLEARKHMDRIVLLVEMMTDAHKMPCFAAGTTYTMDMLRERFMLNLSEDVCIDRIVAMIEESLYNFTTVQYDNFQRLTNGIK encoded by the coding sequence ATGGCTGAGCACGTTGTTAATCATGTGGAAAATGAAGGGGATAAGGAAGATAGTCACAAGGGGAAGACAGAAATGATTTCTTCTCCTGATGAGGACTCCATATCGGAGCATAACTCTGAAGATGGGTCTAGTAATGAAGTATTAAATGGCGATGTTGACTCCAGAGATACGGGCAGTGTCACTGAGGAAAATGTTGAGGTCCTATCGCCCCAATCTAATGACGATGTTTCCATTCCAGCTGACATGAGTTTAACGCATGAATCAGTTGATCCCGTAGTGGGTAACACTTCTTATGCCTATGAAGTATCAACTCCGGATGACGTATGTAGTCCCTATCGTGCATCCGATGCCGAAGAGCACTTCTACAGTGTAGGCCAGGACCCCGAGGCATTAGATGAAGAACTGTTAGCCAATGAAATGACTACATCGGATACAACACGTATTAAACACACTTTATCTGGTCCTATAGATGAACACTTGATGGACCAGCTACATCGCGATGTATATCCAGATTTATCTGCGAAGGATACGCCGAAATCCAAGACGTACACAATAGTTCATgagaatatattgaacTTGGATCATGTACAGCCTAGTGATTCGTCAAATGACGTTCCCCTTGATACCACTCCTGTGGAACCAACGTCTAGTGACGTTGTCATTGCATCCGACGAAAGTGTTACTTCCAATGATGACACTGATAATGACGATTTACAGGCATCGTGTTCCTCTGATCCCAAGGAGAATAGTAGTCCGGAAGATTCATCTATTGATTCGCAGCCTAACGACGACACTGCTGATGGACCACTACCGGATGAAGGCAGTGCTACAGATAATGCCATCAATTCTGGGCCACCACAACCTGATGAATCTTCTAGTTTCTGGAAAGATAGTGATGTAGAGCCTGTGTCCAGATCGGCTGACGATTCTAATACTTCCCCTTCTAAAAGTGTTAGCATTCATAGTGACGATCAGGATACTATTAGAGATGCCGAGGTTAAGCCAAAggttttcaacatatcACGTAAATCTTCCAAGAAGCGTTTGGATAAGGTGGTGGCTGGTACCAGTGAGAATCCAATTGACATTACTGATTTGACTGTTGATTCGGGCAGTCTGTTGCAGTTATACCAAAACGATTATTTCGACGCTTATATGCACATGCATCATTTATATCATAGGAAGGAACCTGGAGTTCACGAATATCTGGTCAATTTGCTCTATTCAAAACGCACTGATTCAGAGGTTATGTTTTACCTTCCTCAGTTATGTCAACTGTCAATATCTAAGTATGGTAAATCGTCTTTGCATCGGTTTCTTTTGGACCGTGCTTCTACCTCTATGCATTTTGCATTAAAGCTTTCGTGGTTTTACCAAGCCATCATATCGGATCAGGCTTCTAAGATTGGCCATTTAGCGCAGAAAATGACGCAGGAAACTGAGATGGCCGTTGTCAATTGTAAGTTAATATCGCCGTTGTCACAGTCAGCTGCTCCCACGGTTGACAAGGAGTTGAACCTATGTTCTAAGGGTTTATTAATTCGTCGTGCTGCTATTACTGCTATTCGTGCTGGTCATGAGGGCATTTTCAACACTGCTACACATATTGATGCACTTTTACGGCCTACCATGCCTAAGCAGATGATTTAcaatgctactacattACTGTGTCCCTTTTCTAAAGTGAAGGTGCCCACTCCTTACTCTAAGATTGGTGACCCATTAGACCTGGAGACTCCACCATATGTGGAGTGCCCTGATGAAATCCAGTATGAATTGGAGCGATTAATGATGAAGCAGCGTCGTTTGGATTACTTTAACATGTTGAGCAATTTCGTCAAGTTGTGTATGGAAGTTTCTAAGTTGTTGACTACTATAGCCAAGCGTGATGCTCGTCTACCGCTATTAACATTGTTTGCAAAATCCATGAATGAGTGGATGTTAGTCCAACGTTGTGTGGTAGCTGCTTATGAGGAGAGTTTTGCGTACCGTGGCCTATCTCTGCCAATGAACAAGATGGGTAGAGACAAGCAAACTAATATCCCATTCCAGTTTCTGAGGATTGTCGAGGatgaaattaaaatattcCTGTCTAAAAAACGTGCACCGTTCGTCCTTTACTTTGAAATCGCAAATCTTGACGAGGACGTCAGGGTTATATCTCGTGGTGAGCAGGGAAAGAGTATAGAGAGTATAACTTTCCGTGACATGTATGTCTATGAGGCCATAGTCAAGGACCTTGTGGCCTCGGGGCTACTAGATGTTGCCGATGTATCGTACGTAATGAACCCGTTGGAGTGCATCAGGTATACCATGGGTATGTTGCCTCCGGAAGTGCTGCAAAGTCACAATGAACGCCGTGAGCAATTTAAAGGCAGGCCTCTGGATAGTTGGCGCGGCGAGGATGACAGTGTATCGTCACTTTTATCTGCGATTCACGGTGTTGCTATTGGCTCGAGTATCAAGTCAATGATCCAACACAGGCAGGAGAATTACAATAGCAATTCGCCTCACTCTGCTTCTGAAACCAAGTTCCCAATTCTTGAGCGCATGAGTCCTGAAGAGGCTAAGGCTTATATTTTCCCCGAGCTATTTGaggagaagaagaagaaactGCGTAAATACAGCCCTTACGGCAACCTAGAGTCGTGGAACGTCCGTGCAGTGATAATCAAGGGTGGTGATGATTTACGACAGGAGTACATGGTTAACCAGCTACTGTTACTATTCAAGGAAATATTCGCCAATGCCCACCTGCCACTCTGGATACGCCCGGTTGAAATACTTGTCACGGGTCCTAACTGTGGGATCATAGAGTTCCTTCATGACACATGTTCGGTGGACGTGGTCAAGCGCAAGTTTAATGTGGACTCCATCGCCCGCGCCTTCGAGCGCATGTACGCCAAGACGATATACGAGGCCCGCAAGAACTTCATTGAGAGTCACGCGGCTTATTCTATCATATCATATTTGTTACAAGTAAGGGATAGACACAACGGTAACATTTTGCTGGACAGTGATGGTCATGTCATCCACATTGACTATGGCTTCTGTCTGTCTAATACTCCCGGTAACATTAGTTTCGAGACTTCACCGTTCAAGTTGACTAAGGAATACGTGGACGTCATGGGAGGAGAGACTTCTGACAACTTTGGTTACTTCAAGGCGCTGGTTATTCGCGGCCTTCTCGAAGCTCGCAAGCACATGGACCGCATTGTACTCCTGGTTGAGATGATGACTGACGCCCATAAGATGCCGTGCTTCGCCGCTGGCACTACATATACCATGGATATGCTTAGAGAGCGGTTTATGTTGAACTTATCTGAGGATGTGTGTATCGATCGCATTGTTGCCATGATTGAGGAATCGCTGTACAACTTCACCACGGTACAGTACGACAACTTCCAGCGCTTGACAAACGGTATAAAATAA
- a CDS encoding DEAD/DEAH box helicase family protein encodes MRVFEGHSRYNLTLLRLYSAIESQNNEDLTNESGSIAPPQQDAVSNPDPSLFAGSFDTIANVLSDRVIRSLKSSGFEHMTHIQYRAIPKIINGADVLIRSATGSGKTLTFLVPALQRLVCPKNGVKITREDGTRVMIICPTRELSIQTQATMATLSRPFPWIVVAAIKGGDSRKSEKAQIRKGITVLVGTPGRVLDHCDSTASFNVSNIELFVLDEADRLLDMGFETKIRAIYKFLCTHSEESGTFDVQTVMTSATLTDAVQQLADFCLRNRRETIGIEDDILALPATLTHEYVLIEPKDKFVALVSLLLKYLSNDEKVLIFVANCQSVVFYHRLLMTLTWPTIGGQNKSNMPTDSKKYQKLLGHNDAIDDYMLTKGNESMSFRSVSDERRRGPLIFDKVPILMLHGSMSGTDRTGYVNDFMSSDRAVMISTDVASRGLNLSKVKRVIQYDPPQQLEEYIHRSGRTARLGGTGHAILLLMRHEAQFINALRKRGVCVKEIMEGVVWSYIEQTYVPKHLRTFKGYNINFLRNCFCDIVAGDHDLLISGQGAFRSSVQSYKTYSRDLRRIFDFKKLHLGHYATSFCLKQKPSEILFDPRHAANESATSQPNKRRLGTTSSKSDKRPRSKDHDRGRLQKKSVEKRPKPQTDRRPKAASLSSAATETVNKALEILKSRNQVLTKR; translated from the exons ATGAGGGTGTTTGAAGGCCATTCTCGATACAATTTAACACTTTTACGTCTATATTCAGCTATAGAATCGCAGAATAACGAAGATTTAACGAATGAGAGTGGTAGCATAGCTCCACCGCAGCAAGATGCTGTTAGCAACCCAGATCCATCTCTATTTGCTGGTTCATTCGATACAATCGCAAACGTCTTAAGTGATCGTGTAATCCGATCATTGAAATCTTCTGGATTTGAGCACATGACTCACATCCAATACAGAGCCATACCTAAAATTATAAACGGTGCTGATGTCCTTATCCGTAGCGCCACAGGATCTGGTAAGACTCTTACCTTCCTGGTGCCTGCATTGCAGCGGCTTGTCTGTCCTAAGAATGGAGTTAAGATAACTCGAGAAGATGGCACTCGt GTCATGATAATATGTCCCACTAGGGAGCTATCAATACAGACCCAGGCTACCATGGCTACTTTATCACGGCCCTTTCCCTGGATAGTAGTCGCTGCCATCAAAG GTGGAGATAGCCGGAAATCTGAGAAGGCGCAAATCCGTAAGGGTATAACAGTACTCGTAGGAACTCCAGGACGTGTGCTAGATCATTGTGATAGCACTGCGTCATTCAATGTCTCGAATATAGAGTTATTCGTGTTGGATGAGGCCGATCGTTTGTTGGATATGGGCTTTGAAACCAAGATACGCGCCATATACAAATTCTTATGCACTCACAGCGAGGAAAGTGGCACCTTCGACGTTCAAACAGTAATGACGTCAGCAACTTTGACGGATGCAGTGCAACAGTTGGCTGACTTCTGTTTGCGCAACCGGAGAGAGACTATCGGTATCGAGGACGATATCTTGGCGTTACCCGCTACACTAACACATGAGTACGTACTGATTGAGCCCAAGGACAAGTTCGTAGCGCTGGTGTCCCTGTTATTGAAGTATTTATCCAATGATGAAAAGGTGCTTATTTTTGTGGCCAACTGCCAATCGGTGGTGTTCTATCACAGGTTACTCATGACATTGACGTGGCCTACTATCGGTGGTCAAAACAAATCGAACATGCCTACTGATTCCAAGAAGTACCAGAAGCTCCTGGGTCATAATGATGCTATAGATGATTACATGTTAACTAAAGGGAATGAATCAATGTCATTCAGGTCAGTATCTGACGAACGTAGGCGCGGGCCCTTGATATTTGACAAGGTACCTATATTAATGTTACACGGCAGCATGAGCGGAACCGACAG aaCCGGTTACGTCAACGACTTCATGAGCAGCGATCGAGCTGTCATGATATCAACTGATGTGGCCTCACGGGGCCTGAATCTATCAAAGGTTAAACGGGTTATTCAGTATGACCCGCCACAACAACTAGAGGAGTACATACACAGATCAGGTAGAACTGCGCGACTTGGGGGCACTGGCCACGCAATCCTACTGCTTATGCGCCACGAGGCACAATTTATCAATGCCCTGAGAAAACGTGGTGTATGCGTCAAGGAAATAATGGAAGGTGTAGTTTGGTCGTATATAGAGCAGACCTATGTCCCCAAGCACTTACGCACTTTTAAAGGGTACAACATTAACTTCTTGCGGAATTGCTTCTGCGACATCGTGGCAGGGGATCATGATTTACTTATATCGGGACAGGGTGCGTTCAGGTCGTCGGTACAATCGTACAAGACATACTCGCGCGATTTGAGGCGAATATTCGACTTCAAGAAACTGCATCTGGGCCACTATGCTACGTCATTCTGTCTTAAGCAGAAACCTAGTGAGATATTGTTTGACCCGCGGCATGCTGCTAATGAAAGTGCTACGTCCCAACCAAACAAAAGACGATTGGGTACAACATCCAGTAAATCTGACAAACGACCGCGATCAAAGGATCATGACAGGGGCCGTTTGCAAAAGAAATCTGTTGAGAAAAGACCAAAGCCGCAAACTGACCGAAGACCAAAGGCTGCCTCACTTAGCAGTGCCGCCACAGAAACTGTCAACAAGGCACTGGAAATATTAAAATCGCGCAACCAAGTGCTGACGAAGCGCTGA
- a CDS encoding Nse4 C-terminal DNA repair family protein: MVDASQDEGSLQEEVDGVAFQQIDESIDQLDFGGLTSFEANEDLQQAIEQDEFIINNVASRVGVSKALNHGVKLSSIIKAKASRLNEATAQELLGVVLDLYCTHFSTREGPVTSSYRSQGDEPLELDFVKLSKFFSSKVLAYSPLSWNTLPKPATAVTTESQPAKRNRTEESVAKPRESKRKELGTMVDYTDALNIQRHTEELKARLMSMSADDPISFWDFVLDPDPNNGYNQTCHNIYALTFLVVKGLVKFTQRERETLLKGIAEVTDNEENCQGIVSALSYDRWLQLVEERNHS; the protein is encoded by the exons ATGGTTGACGCGTCGCAGGATGAAGGCTCATTGCAGGAAGAAGTTGACGGAGTAGCCTTCCAGCAAATCGACGAGTctatagaccagctggaCTTCGGAGGTTTAACTAGTTTCGAAGCCAATGAAGATCTCCAGCAGGCAATTGAACAGGATGAGTTCATTATTAACAATGTTGCTTCACGGGTAGGGGTGTCCAAGGCACTTAACCACGGTGTGAAGCTAAGCTCAATTATCAAGGCGAAAGCCTCACGGTTGAACGAGGCCACGGCACAGGAGTTGCTTGGCGTTGTACTGGATCTGTATTGTACTCACTTTTCTACCCGAGAGGGTCCCGTAACAAGTAGTTATAGATCACAGGGTGACGAGCCTTTGGAGTTGGATTTCGTTAAATTGTCCAAATTCTTCTCTTCAAAGGTTCTTGCCTATTCCCCGTTATCCTGGAACACTTTGCCGAAGCCTGCAACGGCAGTTACCACTGAATCGCAACCTGCTAAGAGGAACCGTACCGAGGAAAGTGTTGCTAAACCTCGTGAATCTAAGCGGAAGGAGTTAGGAACTATGGTTGATTATACGGACGCCCTGAATATACAGAGGCATACTGAAGAACTAAAGGCGCGTTTAATGTCTATGTCAGCTGATGACCCTATATCCTTTTGGGACTTTGTACTCGACCCCGACCCTAATAACGGTTACAACCAGACGTGTCATAACATATACGCCTTGACTTTCCTGGTTGTCAAGGGTTTGGTCAAATTTACACAACGTGAGCGTGAGACGCTCCTGAAG GGCATTGCTGAAGTCACTGACAACGAGGAAAACTGTCAGGGTATTGTAAGTGCACTGTCTTACGACCGGTGGCTGCAGTTAGTGGAAGAGCGCAATCATTCTTGA
- a CDS encoding Protein kinase domain family protein — translation MAAVEGLESHDNAQLYSDLGLGIEKLHVPYAASNSRVRGAVAEAFQHLRTLWHPNISCYTDILRLDGSNYILVSEQYSVSLDDLLDSYHVSSRYNENKLDVYDIDLFNVVHQIVTGIQYLHLHGIEHGSLGTHNVFLDSNGTVKIGCYASEYLRRIALHVIDETAADECPNQPDANSKPYPGIFQRPSDFEMLSKCFSAPELLNRKKQLSYNESMTNDTWSIGMICLQVINALIAKRTIETSGNKCASTKLYRDITSMARCSKSRPIVQDAFAITAKLISVACSNMEKSQSLLGLNVEQMCIDAMKMDIPENDLNCRSKIAHLIDALLERYTDLVLQVMCNHDKHVDPLLIASISSGHAEATWTNDINRYDPVDPDKHQASADGGFDGNISQIHEHPGCTVNSNISSKQNDQRFVINNDVEFSHSGNHVDHREPDEISQDDSYKQYRKLIETAVGILIDWFTSSSLIANMVSFLGIDLDQGSCDPTREHNADVHLIYTLFNMANTCLVVSTEARPRAVDLLLLFKRVNTKSLSHEAPYMWKVTSYHWADNKTNNVGRMTIDYFIERKHRKLCLEETNKRIIPIHVDDLFYFWRLMGNNPIDAISDLDCDPYVVNYQYEFVELIKLLDIMKQADLFPMIIEHQIRPTFAYARQFSFLYQWIRYRRFEKLLFNASESIQQISTEALLDVPPVLRRYIWCVILQVDTNVKPPMSYIEPRYTDTNLEYEIYKVFKRFNNDLLESKRAMQMMVHAIVAIRVTYEIDCLQNSIYATFVPFLLLYYEYFDIFMQVVFKVFDKYLKHYYINSGSFVNNELDEFGTMLIFFDPQLAVHLQQLGAYPDAFALPWFMSIFAEIASTQQLYMLYDTVLNYPRNFVKYIAIGILHSAREGILQICDAPRALSYITSILDTINIPMLNSVCSHMYNTWDSLLFSAQERRPKMIRTSSIQTPVTPYCDEPNISTLETTTFTFNLETCPKYRCFTVDLSQNLGLLEKCLVVDLRPMESYKSGHLPNSCHIDHLLQWLEKRELTHINELVEDIVSDSVTISSDLYINKMRKRIQMAKMCEVLLKRTSAPWPQERLREQAILLAAGDGTELDREMELIQRLVLDFHVPQLCYYRINPEDWLKFLTTAQV, via the exons ATGGCGGCGGTTGAAGGCTTGGAGAGCCATGACAACGCCCAGCTGTATTCTGACCTTGGATTAGGAATTGAAAAGCTTCACGTACCATATGCAGCGTCAAACTCCAGGG TTCGAGGTGCTGTGGCAGAAGCTTTCCAGCATCTAAGGACACTTTGGCACCCTAATATATCATGCTATACCGATATATTGAGGTTAGATGGCAGCAATTACATTCTAGTCTCGGAACAATATTCCGTGTCTCTAGATGATCTGCTGGATAGCTACCACGTTTCCTCACGGTATAATGAGAACAAACTCGATGTCTACGATATTGACCTATTCAACGTTGTACATCAAATAGTaactggtatacagtacttACACCTGCACGGTATAGAGCACGGGTCACTGGGGACGCATAATGTATTCCTAGATTCTAATGGAACTGTTAAAATAGGATGCTACGCCAGTGAATACCTGCGGCGTATAGCTTTGCATGTAATAGATGAAACTGCAGCCGACGAGTGCCCAAATCAACCAGATGCCAACTCAAAGCCTTACCCCGGAATTTTTCAACGTCCAAGCGACTTTGAGATGCTGTCAAAATGCTTTTCCGCACCGGAGTTGCTAAATCGAAAAAAACAGTTGTCATACAATGAATCAATGACAAATGATACTTGGAGCATTGGTATGATATGCTTACAGGTAATAAATGCGCTCATTGCCAAGAGGACTATAGAAACCAGTGGAAATAAATGTGCATCCACAAAGTTGTATCGTGATATTACGTCAATGGCACGTTGCTCTAAAAGTAGACCTATTGTCCAAGATGCCTTCGCCATTACCGCTAAACTAATATCTGTCGCTTGCTCCAATATGGAAAAGAGTCAATCATTACTAGGACTGAATGTAGAACAAATGTGCATTGATGCAATGAAGATGGATATCCCAGAAAATGATTTGAATTGTAGATCTAAAATTGCCCACTTGATAGATGCCCTCCTGGAGAGATACACAGACCTGGTACTCCAAGTTATGTGTAACCATGATAAACACGTCGATCCGCTATTAATTGCTTCAATAAGTAGTGGGCATGCAGAAGCAACTTGGACAAACGACATAAACAGATATGACCCAGTGGATCCTGATAAGCATCAGGCATCGGCTGATGGTGGCTTTGATGGAAATATAAGTCAAATTCATGAACATCCAGGATGCACGGTCAATAGTAATATATCTAGTAAACAAAATGATCAACGCTTTGTTATTAACAACGATGTGGAATTTTCCCATTCTGGTAATCATGTCGACCACCGAGAACCAGATGagatatcgcaagatgACAGTTACAaacaatatcgcaaattgATAGAGACAGCAGTCGGAATCCTAATAGATTGGTTCACATCATCGTCATTAATCGCAAATATGGTATCGTTTCTAGGAATTGACCTTGACCAAGGTAGCTGTGACCCTACACGGGAACATAATGCAGATGTCCActtgatatatacactctTTAACATGGCTAACACGTGCTTGGTTGTATCTACAGAAGCTAGACCAAGAGCGGTAGACCTGCTTTTGTTGTTCAAAAGGGTCAACACTAAATCACTTTCACATGAAGCTCCATATATGTGGAAGGTTACGTCGTATCACTGGGCAGATAACAAAACGAATAATGTTGGACGCATGACAATTGACTACTTCATAGAACGAAAGCATCGTAAACTATGCTTGGAAGAGACTAATAAGCGTATAATACCAATACATGTGGACGATCTATTTTACTTTTGGCGACTCATGGGCAACAACCCAATAGATGCCATTAGTGATCTTGATTGCGATCCTTATGTTGTCAATTATCAATACGAGTTTGTTGAATTGATTAAATTACTGGATATCATGAAGCAGGCTGATCTTTTCCCGATGATTATTGAGCATCAAATCAGACCGACGTTTGCCTATGCCAGGCAGTTTAGCTTTCTCTACCAGTGGATACGCTACCGACGATTTGAAAAGTTATTGTTCAACGCTAGTGAAAGCATACAGCAAATATCTACAGAAGCTTTATTAGACGTGCCTCCGGTACTCAGACGTTATATCTGGTGCGTCATACTCCAGGTCGATACCAACGTAAAACCCCCAATGTCGTACATCGAACCTCGTTACACAGACACTAACCTGgaatatgaaatatacaaGGTGTTTAAAAGGTTCAACAATGACCTTTTAGAGTCCAAGCGGGCTATGCAAATGATGGTTCATGCTATTGTTGCCATCAGGGTAACCTACGAAATAGACTGTTTACAAAA CTCAATATACGCCACATTTGTGCCATTTTTACTGCTGTACTATGAATATTTCGACATATTCATGCAAGTGGTTTTCAAGGTATTCGATAAGTACCTCAAGCACTACTATATCAACTCAGGATCGTTCGTAAACAACGAGCTTGATGAGTTTGGCACCATGCTTATATTTTTTGATCCACAGTTAGCAGTGCATCTTCAGCAACTTGGCGCATACCCAGATGCATTCGCCCTGCCGTGGTTCATGAGCATATTTGCAGAAATAGCCTCAACGCAACAGCTTTATATGCTATATGATACTGTTCTTAACTATCCAAGAAACTTCGTCAAATACATTGCAATAGGAATTTTACATAGCGCACGAGAGGGTATCCTGCAAATATGCGACGCACCCAGGGCTCTATCGTATATCACCAGCATTCTAGACACCATCAATATACCCATGCTGAACTCAGTGTGCTCCCATATGTACAATACATGGGATTCGCTACTGTTCTCAGCCCAAGAACGTAGACCAAAGATGATAAGAACATCAAGTATACAAACGCCGGTGACACCCTATTGTGACGAGCCGAATATTTCAACACTAGAAACCACAACCTTCACATTCAACCTTGAAACATGCCCTAAATACAGATGCTTCACAGTTGATTTGAGTCAGAATCTTGGATTACTGGAAAAATGCCTAGTTGTGGATTTGAGACCAATGGAATCGTACAAATCAGGGCATCTGCCAAA CTCATGTCATATCGATCATCTGTTACAATGGTTAGAAAAACGGGAACTAACTCACATAAATGAACTGGTTGAAGATATTGTAAGCGATAGTGTAACTATTTCGTCAGACTTATAT ATCAATAAGATGCGGAAGAGAATTCAGATGGCTAAAATGTGCGAAGTGTTGTTGAAAAGGACTAGCGCACCGTGGCCACAGGAACGCCTACGAGAACAGGCGATACTATTGGCCGCAGGAGATGGAACAGAACTTGATCGTGAAATGGAACTTATACAAAGGTTGGTACTTGACTTCCATGTGCCACAATTGTGCTACTACCGCATAAACCCGGAGGACTGGCTGAAGTTTCTTACCACAGCCCAAGTATAA